Proteins from a genomic interval of Debaryomyces hansenii CBS767 chromosome E complete sequence:
- a CDS encoding DEHA2E09196p (similar to uniprot|P32583 Saccharomyces cerevisiae YKR092C SRP40), whose amino-acid sequence MASRELALSLISNYLQKDAELAKVSKALAKEVTKQSIDLPTTELNLEDLIVQAGETKEESSSASSSDSDSSSSSSDSDSDSSSDEDESSKEGATNTESAPIASGKSDSDSSDNDSSDSNSSDSDNSDNDSSGSDSSDSDSSDSDSSDSDSNSKSKSDSDSSDSDSDSDSSDSDPDSDSDSDSDSDSDSDSDSDSDSKSKSKSKSDSSDSSDSSDSSDSDSDSESDLKSSKKRSSDEKGHSHKKQKLETSSSQTESFSPSPVSDEIISASQEPELKQGQRNHFSRIDRSKISFEDRTLADNTYKGAAGSWGEIANEKLLQVRGKDFTKNKNKMKKGSYKGGSITFASGSYKFTD is encoded by the coding sequence ATGGCTAGCAGAGAACTCGCGTTATCGTTAATCTCcaattatttacaaaagGATGCAGAATTGGCTAAAGTTTCCAAGGCATTGGCCAAAGAGGTTACGAAACAATCTATTGATTTACCAACTACCGAACTTAATTTAGAAGACCTAATAGTTCAGGCCGGAGAAACCAAGGAAGAAAGTAGCAGTGCATCATCTTCTGACAGCGACTCCAGCTCCTCGTCTTCAGATAGTGACTCAGACTCATCATCAGACGAAGACGAGTCATCCAAAGAGGGTGCAACTAACACCGAGAGTGCTCCAATAGCGTCTGGCAAATCAGACAGCGATAGTTCGGACAATGATAGTTCTGATAGTAACAGCTCGGACAGTGACAACTCGGACAATGACAGCTCGGGCAGTGATAGCTCAGATAGTGATAGCTCAGATAGTGATAGCTCAGACTCAGACTCAAACTCAAAATCTAAATCAGACTCAGATAGTTCAGACTCAGACTCAGACTCAGATAGTTCAGACTCAGACCCAGACTCAGACTCAGACTCAGACTCAGACTCAGACTCAGACTCAGACTCAGACTCAGACTCAGactcaaaatcaaaatcaaaatcaaaatcagaCAGCTCAGACAGTTCAGACAGTTCAGACAGCTCAGACTCAGACTCAGACTCAGAATCGGATCTTAAATCATCTAAGAAGAGATCATCTGACGAAAAAGGACATTCACATAAGAAGCAAAAGCTCGAAACTTCGTCGTCTCAAACCGAATCCTTCTCCCCCTCCCCAGTGTCTGATGAAATTATAAGTGCTTCCCAGGAACCTGAATTGAAACAGGGCCAAAGAAACCATTTTTCCAGAATTGACCGTAGTAAGATTTCTTTCGAAGATAGAACTTTAGCCGATAACACTTACAAAGGTGCAGCAGGAAGTTGGGGTGAAATTGCCAATGAAAAGTTATTACAAGTCAGGGGTAAGGACTTcaccaaaaataaaaataagatGAAGAAGGGCTCATACAAAGGTGGCTCAATAACCTTTGCATCTGGTTCCTACAAATTCACCGATTGA
- a CDS encoding DEHA2E09240p (weakly similar to uniprot|Q12405 Saccharomyces cerevisiae YOR084W Putative lipase of the peroxisomal matrix) — MSELYTLEKKTTDAAFPRGPGSTILSTDRLKVVYNKYLNTKGTISKDKIKINLIFAHGTGMNKSLWNYHIKKLFEHSQSASTWVLNSVLSIDAIGHGDSSLLNEGKIGWVYKWEDGGKDIIQVVKHEQQSTNEFVNNATTKNILIGHSLGGYMAVIAGFYEPSLFDTIIPIEGVLYMDPKTDGRFLGIFSKLSSILIDKFNSEKEYNEYFTKFSIYKSFHPEVLKDFMEDEKATFIDPETKKTKFMTKASTPNQMTTYYSAGLSIPLVMAIFPQIKVPIVHVIGKNATWNPPESITFVRDAVPKEYLLDTIDIPNAEHLVNGDKPDVIVKIIEDTIKKRVATAIENRPNDPEVKYGGNKSKILTSQWDLKMSIIAEQQKAAKAGRKQKASKL, encoded by the coding sequence ATGTCGGAATTATACACGCttgaaaagaaaacaaCAGATGCCGCTTTTCCAAGGGGACCTGGTAGTACGATATTATCAACTGATAGGTTGAAAGTTGTGTACAACAAGTACCTAAATACCAAAGGAACTATCTCTAAAGATAAgatcaaaatcaatttaatatttgcCCATGGTACTGGAATGAACAAGTCGCTTTGGAATTATCATATTAAGAAATTGTTTGAACATTCCCAGTCAGCATCAACGTGGGTTTTGAATTCAGTTCTATCAATTGACGCAATCGGACACGGCGATTCATCATTACTCAATGAAGGTAAGATAGGATGGGTTTATAAGTGGGAAGACGGAGGTAAAGACATTATACAAGTAGTTAAGCACGAGCAACAAAGCACGAACGAATTCGTTAATAATGCCACCActaagaatattttgattggACATTCGTTGGGTGGATATATGGCCGTTATAGCGGGATTTTACGAGCCAAGCTTGTTTGATACCATTATTCCAATCGAAGGGGTCTTGTATATGGATCCAAAAACAGATGGACGTTTCTTGGGAATTTTCTCCAAATTATCTTCGATACTAATTGACAAATTTAATAGTGAAAAAGAgtataatgaatattttacaaaattttCGATTTACAAGTCATTTCATCCTGAAGTCTTGAAAGATTTCatggaagatgaaaaagCAACATTCATTGATCCAGAAACCAAGAAGACTAAATTTATGACCAAAGCATCTACACCAAATCAAATGACCACCTATTATTCTGCTGGATTATCAATTCCTCTCGTTATGGCAATATTTCCACAAATAAAGGTCCCAATTGTTCATGTTATCGGCAAAAACGCTACGTGGAATCCTCCAGAGAGCATTACATTTGTTCGTGATGCTGTACCAAAAGAATATTTGTTGGATACAATAGACATTCCTAATGCCGAGCACTTAGTTAACGGAGACAAACCGGATGTTATAGTTAAAATCATCGAGGATACAATTAAGAAAAGAGTTGCCACTGCCATTGAGAATAGACCTAATGATCCAGAGGTTAAATATGGCGGGAATAAGAGTAAAATCTTGACGAGTCAATGggatttgaaaatgtcTATTATTGCTGAACAACAGAAAGCTGCGAAAGCCGGGAGAAAGCAAAAGGCTTCAAAATTGTAA
- a CDS encoding DEHA2E09130p (similar to ca|CA1669|IPF11393 Candida albicans IPF11393 unknown function), with translation MFSNIVNKRFSGVVNRGLVSRPPFGVTSVRFNSSFDELAKAMKQQTNKKEDNNKDRNSNAISDIDNLLSSTFDFQSNSHYSNKSNDYILDNSLKHPRDVAKSIRLQGPIAGRSVDVQYGNFNRALGGIFTVVKSNKIRYLQKVQSRFIPPAKYRKQKKREWWRRKFAQGFKELMSQVRDAKRRGY, from the coding sequence ATGTTCAGCAATATAGTCAACAAAAGATTTTCTGGCGTTGTCAATAGAGGGTTGGTTAGCAGACCGCCATTCGGCGTCACATCAGTTCGTTTCAACTCAAGCTTTGATGAGCTCGCAAAGGCCATGAAACAACAAACCAACAAGAAGGAAGACAATAACAAGGACAGGAATTCAAATGCTATCAGCGACATAGATAACTTGTTGTCCAGCACTTTTGACTTCCAAAGCAATTCTCATTACTCCAATAAGTCGAATGACTACATACTCGACAACTCGTTAAAGCATCCTCGTGATGTGGCCAAGTCCATCCGGTTACAAGGTCCTATTGCTGGAAGAAGTGTTGACGTGCAATACGGTAACTTCAATCGTGCACTCGGGGGAATTTTCACCGTTGTTAAGAGTAACAAGATTAGATATCTCCAGAAGGTGCAATCAAGATTTATTCCACCTGCGAAGTACagaaaacaaaagaagagagAATGGTGGAGACGTAAGTTCGCTCAAGGCTTTAAGGAGTTGATGTCTCAAGTCAGAGATGCGAAGAGAAGAGGGTACTAA
- a CDS encoding DEHA2E09218p (weakly similar to uniprot|Q12405 Saccharomyces cerevisiae YOR084W Putative lipase of the peroxisomal matrix), with protein MYPNRPDLYSSEVKAADAVFIRQKGAVLLERSSDSIVDNTLKICYRRYQGKSNESSSTKTKLNLVLFHGTGMNKGLWHYHINKLFEFFNTGKDNGTNLHLNVVCAFDAVNHGESAELNKSKLGYLYDWRDSSKDVVKVLTEDEAATFIEAENKMSIIIGHSMGGFVSLYGTYLAPALFDSCILVNPVSHVSPSEYAERDMEFKVWYERNYMKDNFDIQDGNNWYNEIESFLKTKSFYRKFHPTVLANLLEDELPKEVKQSPKAAYNKIKLNTTVEAQLHTYWGMVKSIPCGMPTFREIKVPVFHIVSDFDISSDENRSFMRNNLSQVVQCINFPNSKHLLNGEEPDPLIKLFTSIIQGREVIHSRKTVIDEEYLVKKYGKNYRKLLSDARLESLIKNGATVPKL; from the coding sequence ATGTATCCAAATAGGCCagatttatattcttctgAAGTCAAAGCAGCTGACGCGGTTTTTATTAGACAAAAAGGCGCTGTCTTGTTAGAAAGATCTCTGGACAGTATCGTTGATAACACATTGAAGATATGCTATAGAAGATATCAAGGAAAGTCCAATGAGTCATCACTGACGAAAACTAAGCTAAACCTTGTGCTCTTCCACGGGACTGGTATGAATAAAGGATTATGGCACTATCacataaataaattattcgaatttttcaatacaGGAAAGGATAATGGCACTAACCTACACTTGAATGTAGTTTGTGCGTTTGACGCAGTGAATCACGGCGAATCGGCcgaattaaataaaagtAAGTTGGGATATCTTTACGACTGGCGTGATAGCTCGAAGGATGTTGTAAAGGTTTTAACAGAAGACGAAGCGGCCACATTCATTGAAGCCGAGAACAAAATGTCGATAATAATCGGGCATTCTATGGGTGGGTTCGTTTCGTTATATGGTACCTACTTAGCACCTGCGTTGTTTGATTCTTGCATATTGGTGAATCCGGTTTCTCATGTCAGCCCCAGTGAATACGCAGAAAGAGATATGGAGTTTAAAGTTTGGTATGAACGGAACTACATGAAAGACAACTTTGACATACAAGATGGAAACAACTGGTATAACGAAATCGAATCATTCCTCAAGACGAAATCGTTTTATAGAAAATTTCACCCAACTGTTTTGGCGAATTTGCTCGAGGACGAATTGCCTAAAGAAGTTAAACAGTCACCCAAAGCAGCTTACAACAAAATAAAGTTGAACACTACAGTAGAAGCTCAACTTCATACATACTGGGGTATGGTTAAATCGATTCCCTGTGGTATGCCAACTTTTCGAGAAATTAAAGTTCCCGTATTCCATATTGTAAGCGACTTTGATATTTCCAGTGATGAAAACAGAAGTTTTATGAGAAATAATCTCCTGCAAGTCGTTCAGTGTATCAATTTTCCAAACTCTAAGCATTTACTAAATGGAGAGGAGCCAGATCCACTcataaaattattcacaCTGATCATACAAGGGAGGGAAGTTATTCATTCGAGGAAGACGGTCatagatgaagaatatctAGTCAAGAAATATGGCAAGAACTATAGAAAACTTCTTTCGGATGCCAGATTAGAATCTCTCATAAAGAACGGTGCTACTGTACCTAAGTTATAA
- a CDS encoding DEHA2E09174p (highly similar to uniprot|Q00578 Saccharomyces cerevisiae YIL143C SSL2 DNA helicase homolog) has translation MSRRPGGVSYSELDQGNFSDDSFDDEVDQAQQRNNKNDDDDYSYGSNRRKGTKKTNGNASRKRKAENAVEVIRAQAPSADYSDEELVDLTPDIPEDYVPDAVSKAFGKSDFSYLKLKPDHFSRPIWISPIDARIILESFSPLAEQAQDFLITIAEPISRPSHVHEYRITAYSLYAAVSVGLETDDIISVLNRLSKVPVAESIIAFIRGATISYGKVKLVLKHNRYYVESTQADILQMLLRDPVIGQLRIQSTENTTTSNGLVQSSAPTQGDLSIPGTKKPGSNDEKKDNEVEDIFASVVGNKANGEEDDYDDLETVHSFEIANESVEIVKRRCQEIEYPVLEEYDFRNDDRNPDLDIDLKPSTQIRPYQEKSLSKMFGNGRARSGIIVLPCGAGKTLVGITAACTIRKSVIVLCTSSVSVMQWRQQFLQWCTIQPENVAVFTSENKEMFTSDAGLVVSTYSMVANTRNRSHDSQKVMDFLTSREWGFIILDEVHVVPAAMFRRVVTTIAAHAKLGLTATLVREDDKIDDLNFLIGPKLYEANWMDLAQKGHIANVQCAEVWCPMTSEFYQEYLRESARKRMLLYIMNPTKFQACQFLIHYHEKRGDKIIVFSDNVYALQGYALKLGKPFIYGSTSQQERMKILQNFQHNDQVNTIFLSKVGDTSIDLPEATCLIQISSHYGSRRQEAQRLGRILRAKRRNDEGFNAFFYSLVSKDTQEMYYSTKRQAFLVDQGYAFKVITHLSGMEQLPDLAYSSARERRELLQEVLLKNEDAAGLEIGDDADTNFIPREQREKRAKLESNGSSATRTAGSLAGLAGGEDMAYIEYNKNKNKEIKEHHPLIQKMYYNKNQKK, from the coding sequence ATGTCACGTCGCCCGGGTGGAGTTAGCTATTCAGAGTTAGATCAGGGTAATTTTTCTGATGATTCGTTTGATGATGAGGTTGACCAAGCgcaacaaagaaataacAAAAATGATGACGACGATTACAGTTATGGGTCCAATAGACGGAAAGGAACTAAGAAGACTAATGGAAATGCCAGTCGTAAGAGAAAGGCTGAGAATGCAGTAGAAGTAATAAGGGCGCAGGCCCCCAGTGCTGACTATTCGGACGAAGAGTTAGTGGATCTTACACCTGATATCCCTGAGGACTATGTCCCAGACGCTGTGTCGAAGGCGTTTGGTAAGTCTGATTTTTCTTACTTAAAGTTGAAGCCtgatcatttttcaagacCCATATGGATATCTCCTATCGATGCCAGAATTATATTAGAATCATTTTCACCGCTAGCAGAGCAAGCACAAGACTTTTTGATTACTATTGCAGAACCAATATCAAGGCCCTCGCATGTCCACGAGTACAGAATAACTGCATATTCGTTATATGCTGCAGTATCTGTTGGGCTAGAAACAGACGACATTATTCTGGTATTGAACAGATTATCGAAGGTACCGGTTGCCGAATCTATCATTGCTTTTATTAGAGGCGCTACTATATCGTATGGTAAGGTCAAATTAGTTTTGAAACACAATCGTTATTATGTTGAAAGTACTCAAGCTGATATTTTACAAATGCTTTTGAGAGATCCAGTCATTGGTCAATTGCGTATTCAATCCACAGAAAATACAACCACCAGTAATGGCCTTGTACAATCGTCGGCGCCTACTCAAGGGGACTTATCTATACCGGGGACGAAGAAACCAGGTTCTAATGACGAGAAGAAGGATAATGAAGtagaagatatatttgcaTCAGTAGTAGGAAATAAGGCTAatggagaagaagatgattaCGATGACTTAGAGACTGTTcattcatttgaaattgcaAATGAGTCAGTAGAAATTGTCAAGAGAAGGtgtcaagaaattgaataccCAGTTTTGGAAGAATATGATTTCCGTAATGATGATCGTAATCCTGATTTGGATATTGACTTGAAACCATCTACTCAAATTAGACCATACCAGgaaaaatcattatcaaaaatgttTGGGAATGGGCGTGCAAGATCCGGGATTATCGTCTTACCATGTGGCGCTGGAAAAACCTTAGTTGGGATTACAGCTGCTTGTACTATAAGAAAGTCTGTGATTGTATTATGTACGTCATCTGTTTCGGTAATGCAATGGAGACAGCAGTTCTTGCAATGGTGTACGATACAACCAGAAAATGTTGCTGTATTTACGTcagaaaacaaagaaatgTTTACTAGTGATGCAGGATTGGTTGTGTCTACTTACTCTATGGTTGCCAATACTCGTAATAGGTCACACGATTCCCAGAAGGTTATGGACTTTTTGACCTCGAGGGAGTGGGGGTTTATTATATTAGATGAAGTCCATGTTGTACCGGCCGCAATGTTTAGACGTGTGGTTACTACAATTGCTGCACATGCAAAGTTAGGTCTTACGGCTACATTAGTCCGTGAAGATGATAAgattgatgatttgaatttcttgattggGCCAAAGTTATATGAGGCAAACTGGATGGATTTGGCGCAAAAAGGTCATATTGCAAATGTTCAATGTGCGGAGGTTTGGTGTCCTATGACATCTGAATTTTATCAGGAGTACCTAAGGGAATCTGCAAGAAAGAGAATgcttttatatattatgaatCCTACGAAATTTCAGGCATGtcaatttttaattcattatcatgAGAAAAGAGGTGATAAAATCATTGTTTTTAGTGATAATGTTTACGCATTACAAGGATATGCCCTAAAATTAGGGAAACCATTTATTTATGGTTCAACATCACAACAGGAACgtatgaaaattttacaAAACTTTCAACACAATGACCAAGTTAatacaatatttttatcCAAGGTTGGTGATACCTCTATCGATTTACCAGAGGCTACTTGCTTAATCCAAATCTCATCGCATTATGGATCCAGAAGACAAGAGGCTCAAAGATTAGGACGTATTTTGCGTGCAAAGAGACGTAACGATGAAGGTTTCAATGCATTCTTTTATTCTCTAGTCTCAAAAGATACACAAGAAATGTATTATTCTACTAAAAGACAAGCATTTTTGGTTGATCAAGGGTACGCATTTAAAGTGATTACGCATTTGAGCGGAATGGAACAGTTGCCAGACCTTGCATATTCATCGgcaagagaaagaagagagcttcttcaagaagtttTGTTAAAGAATGAGGATGCCGCCGGTTTAGAAATTGGCGACGATGCTGATACTAACTTCATACCAAGAGAGCAGCGTGAGAAGAGGGCAAAACTAGAGAGCAACGGCAGTTCTGCAACTAGAACAGCAGGCTCTTTGGCAGGCTTAGCAGGAGGTGAAGATATGGCATATATTGAGTATAATAAGAACAAGAATAAGGAGATCAAAGAGCATCACCcattgattcaaaaaatgtactataataaaaatcaaaaaaagTAA
- a CDS encoding DEHA2E09262p (similar to uniprot|P40459 Saccharomyces cerevisiae YIL145C PAN6 Pantothenate synthase also known as pantoate-beta-alanine ligase): MTLPSSSPIRVLRTIQQVRQWRLSCLLNRESVGLVPTMGALHAGHCSLVSQSLKENDRTVVSIFVNPSQFAPHEDLEAYPRTLDTDMETLSNFKGKQVDAIFVPKISEMYPSGITLDVNKQKGAFVSVLGCSEQLEGAQRPQFFRGVATIVTKLLNVVTPDQIYFGQKDAQQYVVIKNLVKDLLINTNVRVMPTSRESYGLALSSRNAYLSDPAKKRAAVIYEALHTGEEYYNKHSQGNQVKSSEIIERIMPIFNEADFEFEMEYLAVSHPESLENLEYVEPGVGAIVSTAIRVPKENSDEKIRLLDNILLK, encoded by the coding sequence ATGACTCTACCATCATCTAGCCCGATTCGTGTATTACGTACTATACAGCAAGTTAGACAATGGAGACTTCTGTGTCTTTTGAATAGAGAATCAGTGGGGCTTGTACCAACTATGGGAGCTTTACATGCTGGACACTGCTCGTTAGTGTCACAATCGCTCAAGGAAAATGATCGTACAGTAGTTTCGATATTCGTTAACCCATCGCAGTTTGCTCCACATGAAGATCTTGAAGCCTATCCTAGAACCCTTGATACTGACATGGAAACcttatcaaatttcaagGGTAAACAAGTAGATGCTATATTTGTCCCCAAAATCTCGGAAATGTATCCATCAGGAATAACTTTGGACGTTAATAAGCAAAAAGGTGCTTTCGTTTCTGTTTTGGGCTGTTCAGAACAATTGGAGGGAGCACAAAGACCACAATTCTTTCGTGGTGTGGCGACTATAGTGACTAAGTTGTTGAATGTTGTAACTCCAGATCAGATATATTTTGGTCAAAAGGACGCTCAGCAATACGTCGTAATTAAAAACTTGGTGAAGGACTTATTGATTAATACCAATGTGCGAGTTATGCCGACTTCAAGAGAGTCGTATGGTTTGGCGTTGTCTTCTCGAAATGCATATTTATCTGACCCGGCCAAGAAAAGAGCTGCTGTCATATATGAGGCATTACATACTGGCGAAGAATATTACAATAAGCATTCACAAGGAAATCAGGTCAAATCATCGGAGATAATAGAACGTATCATGCCAATATTCAATGAGGCAGACTTCGAATTTGAAATGGAATATCTTGCCGTAAGTCATCCAGAATCTTTAGAAAATTTAGAATACGTTGAACCTGGAGTCGGCGCAATTGTTTCTACTGCCATTAGAGTTCCTAAAGAAAATAGCGATGAAAAGATCCGATTGcttgataatattttacttaaataa
- a CDS encoding DEHA2E09108p (weakly similar to uniprot|Q12375 Saccharomyces cerevisiae YOR130C ORT1 Ornithine transporter of the mitochondrial inner membrane exports ornithine from mitochondria as part of arginine biosynthesis), which produces MESSNRGIPAITGQLDYSNAIHVFPDALQPFRSTILAYGASFISTTVGFPMDTVKTRMQTHKHFLSYLDCVKKTYHHEGAKGFFRGIWAPLISTSISKSLSVMIFTEVKPYCYNMIYGKYDNNHTVHPLLRNVPVCMISGTLAGAGISAFACPFEFTKIYAQILKLVQKKSMKDLPKHLQTNHQEITNISTSQTIRQIIKHEGVRGLYSGYKYHLIRDSLSSGIYYSIYESMKWTMNELIKTNPNESSHISILLAGGFSGIFSWILIFPIDTTKSLIQRDSVANILRKEQGLEPLPIKERKLEGFHRKLYRGLGISVTRSFIVNMVFFSVYEFVMAHVA; this is translated from the coding sequence ATGGAATCATCTAATCGTGGTATCCCAGCAATAACGGGCCAACTTGATTATTCTAATGCTATTCATGTTTTCCCAGATGCACTACAACCATTCAGATCTACGATATTAGCATATGGGGCATCATTTATATCTACGACTGTTGGATTTCCTATGGATACTGTCAAGACTCGGATGCAAACACATAAGCATTTTTTGAGCTACCTTGATTGCGTAAAGAAGACATACCATCATGAAGGTGCTAAAGGTTTTTTCAGAGGTATATGGGCCCCATTGATATCtacttcaatatcaaaatcgCTCAGTGTTATGATTTTCACCGAAGTTAAACCATACTGTTATAATATGATCTACGGTAAATACGACAATAACCATACTGTGCACCCGCTTCTACGCAATGTTCCAGTTTGTATGATATCTGGTACTTTAGCTGGCGCAGGTATATCAGCATTTGCATGTCCTTTCGAATTCACGAAGATTTATGCCCagatattaaaattagtTCAAAAAAAGTCCATGAAGGATTTACCGAAACATTTACAAACGAACCATCAAgaaataacaaatatatcaaCTTCACAAACAATAcgtcaaataataaaacatGAAGGTGTAAGGGGTCTTTATTCTGGTTATAAGTATCACTTAATTCGAGATTCGCTTTCATCTGGTATTTATTATTCGATATATGAATCGATGAAATGGACCATGAATGAGCTTATAAAAACTAATCCGAATGAATCATCTCATATATCGATTCTTTTAGCTGGGGGGTTCTCTGGAATTTTTAGTTggattttaatttttccaattgaCACTACAAAATCACTTATTCAAAGAGACCTGGTagcaaatattttgagGAAAGAGCAAGGCTTGGAGCCTTTGCCAATAaaggaaagaaaattaGAGGGCTTTCATAGAAAGCTTTATAGAGGTTTAGGTATTTCAGTGACAAGATCTTTCATAGTTAACATGGTTTTTTTCAGTGTCTATGAGTTTGTCATGGCCCATGTTGcatag
- a CDS encoding DEHA2E09152p (weakly similar to ca|CA1668|IPF11396 Candida albicans IPF11396 unknown function) has translation MNDIISTKLFETEDVSVFRIPPGELSLSKWDINDSNIIWRGSLRLTEEELIQEDKGVFLNGSNGVESECFSSFTVGDKPSAFFSKDTEVAPIKPYKGLRLKLELFNFDDSSVAPPNESGMEDEKIWAEVWYNPLPAEQDNELNPAQYSIANNKQETIQMTPQSAKFYKLIVQLPGSGYHPFIQEEEQIEDGYLLQVALGLKISENFAAISFSESLSIYRRRFKNFVDQYNYELRLSEIECRQKHLSINTENNPEESGTDHGSGNKTTEDNNDNEEDEFGDFVGG, from the coding sequence atgAATGATATAATTTCGACTAAACTATTTGAGACTGAGGATGTGTCGGTATTTAGAATCCCTCCAGGTGAGCTCTCCTTATCCAAATGGGAtataaatgattcaaatataatatggAGAGGTAGCTTACGACTAACCGAGGAAGAGTTGATTCAGGAGGATAAAGGGGTGTTTTTGAATGGGTCTAATGGAGTCGAATCGGAGTGTTTCTCATCCTTTACGGTAGGAGATAAGCCCTCCGCATTTTTCCTGAAGGATACGGAAGTTGCTCCTATCAAGCCGTATAAAGGATTACGACTCAAGTTGGAgttatttaattttgacGACTCACTGGTGGCTCCTCCGAATGAGTCCGGCATGGAGGACGAAAAAATATGGGCGGAGGTTTGGTATAATCCGTTGCCGGCAGAACaggataatgaattgaatccCGCACAATATTCTATAGCCAACAATAAACAAGAGACGATTCAAATGACACCGCAATCGGcgaaattttataaactCATTGTCCAATTGCCAGGTTCTGGTTATCATCCTTTCATTCAAGAAGAGGAGCAAATTGAAGACGGGTACTTGTTACAAGTTGCATTAGGCTTGAAAATCAGTGAGAATTTTGCGGCAATATCATTCTCCGAAAGTCTCAGCATATATAGGCGAAGATTTAAGAACTTTGTCGATCAGTATAACTATGAATTACGATTATCAGAAATTGAATGCAGACAGAAGCATTTATCCATAAATACGGAAAATAACCCTGAGGAATCTGGAACCGACCATGGCTCTGGGAACAAAACTACAGAAGACAATAACGATAATgaggaagatgaatttggtGATTTTGTTGGTGGGTGA